The following proteins are co-located in the Sporolactobacillus pectinivorans genome:
- the prfA gene encoding peptide chain release factor 1: protein MFERLQSMEERYEKLNQLLADPNVINDPSKLRDYSKEQSDLEETVTVYRKYTKTEHELTDAKTMLDDRLDDGMKQMVQDEMDRLEVQKKSLENQLKQLLIPKDPNDDRNVIVEIRGAAGGDEAALFAGDLFRMYSRYAEQHGWKTEIIDESPNEIGGYKEIVFMITGKGAYSRLKYESGAYRVQRVPETENGGRIHSSTATVAVLPEAKDVEVELNDKDIRVDRFASSGPGGQSVNTTMSAIRLTHIPTGIVVSCQEERSQIKNKEKAMKVLRARVYDKYQKEAQEKYDSTRKSAVGTGDRSERIRTYNFPQNRVTDHRIGLTIHQLDQVLGGKLDDIIDALILNDQAKKIEQADAR from the coding sequence ATGTTTGAACGTCTGCAGTCGATGGAGGAACGGTATGAAAAGCTGAATCAGCTTCTGGCTGATCCTAACGTGATTAATGATCCGTCAAAACTGCGCGATTACTCAAAAGAACAGTCTGATCTTGAGGAGACTGTTACTGTTTATCGAAAATACACAAAAACCGAACATGAACTTACTGACGCGAAAACGATGCTTGACGATCGGCTGGATGATGGAATGAAACAGATGGTTCAGGATGAAATGGACCGTCTTGAGGTGCAGAAGAAGAGCCTGGAAAATCAGCTCAAGCAGCTGCTTATTCCTAAAGATCCGAATGATGACCGGAATGTTATTGTTGAAATCCGCGGTGCGGCCGGCGGGGACGAGGCGGCACTGTTTGCCGGTGATCTCTTTCGGATGTACTCCCGTTATGCTGAACAGCACGGATGGAAAACGGAGATTATCGATGAAAGCCCGAATGAAATCGGCGGGTATAAGGAAATTGTCTTCATGATTACCGGGAAAGGCGCGTACTCCAGGCTGAAGTACGAAAGCGGAGCCTACCGTGTGCAGCGTGTGCCGGAGACTGAAAACGGTGGGCGGATACATTCATCCACCGCGACGGTAGCCGTATTGCCGGAAGCGAAAGATGTTGAAGTTGAGCTGAATGATAAGGATATCCGCGTCGACCGGTTCGCCTCAAGCGGTCCCGGTGGGCAGAGTGTTAACACAACGATGTCGGCGATCCGGCTGACCCATATTCCAACCGGAATTGTGGTTTCCTGTCAGGAAGAACGTTCACAGATCAAAAATAAAGAAAAAGCGATGAAAGTCTTGCGTGCCCGTGTCTATGATAAATATCAGAAGGAAGCTCAGGAAAAATATGATTCAACCCGAAAATCAGCGGTCGGGACGGGCGATCGGTCGGAGCGGATTCGCACCTACAATTTTCCGCAGAATCGGGTGACTGATCATCGGATCGGGTTGACCATTCATCAGCTCGATCAGGTTCTGGGCGGCAAACTTGACGATATCATTGACGCACTGATTTTAAATGATCAGGCGAAAAAAATAGAACAGGCGGATGCCCGGTGA
- a CDS encoding type B 50S ribosomal protein L31: protein MKTGIHPDYHKVVFADASTGFKFLSGSTKTSNQTVKWEDGNEYPLISVEVSSDSHPFYTGRQKFADKGGRVDRFKQKYNLK, encoded by the coding sequence ATGAAAACAGGTATCCATCCTGACTATCACAAAGTAGTATTTGCGGACGCAAGTACCGGTTTTAAGTTTTTGAGCGGTTCAACGAAGACTTCGAATCAGACAGTTAAATGGGAAGACGGTAACGAATACCCGTTAATTTCTGTCGAAGTAAGTTCCGACTCACATCCATTCTACACAGGCCGTCAGAAATTCGCGGACAAAGGCGGACGTGTTGACCGGTTCAAACAGAAATATAATCTCAAGTAA
- a CDS encoding thymidine kinase: MAQLFFKYGAMNSGKSIEIIKVAHNYEEQGKPVLLFTSGIDDRDEVGSISSRIGFKRSAIPIFKETDIFNIVVDYQPRPHCVLVDEAQFLSKEHVLQLTKIVDECDIPVMGFGLKNDFRNELFEGSKYLLLYADKIEEMKTICWFCEKKATMNLRIDGNGKPVYSGEQIQIGGNESYYPVCRRCYMHPPI, from the coding sequence GTGGCACAGCTTTTTTTCAAGTACGGCGCGATGAACAGCGGTAAATCTATTGAAATCATCAAGGTAGCACACAACTATGAAGAACAAGGGAAGCCGGTGCTGCTCTTTACTTCCGGCATTGATGACCGGGATGAGGTCGGCTCGATTTCCAGTCGGATTGGATTCAAGCGCTCTGCCATTCCGATTTTTAAAGAAACAGATATTTTCAACATTGTTGTCGATTATCAGCCGAGGCCACATTGCGTTCTGGTTGACGAGGCACAGTTCCTCAGTAAGGAACATGTGCTTCAACTGACCAAAATTGTCGATGAATGCGATATACCGGTAATGGGGTTTGGTTTGAAGAATGATTTTCGAAATGAACTGTTCGAAGGCAGCAAGTATTTGCTGCTTTATGCGGATAAGATTGAGGAAATGAAAACGATCTGCTGGTTCTGCGAAAAAAAAGCGACAATGAACCTGCGCATTGACGGTAATGGTAAACCGGTCTACTCGGGAGAACAGATTCAGATCGGTGGCAACGAAAGTTATTATCCAGTGTGCAGACGCTGCTATATGCATCCGCCGATCTGA
- a CDS encoding DUF1934 domain-containing protein, with product MKTREICLVFTSRTVDDGLPEAGSQTRSVLQGRLAEGAGGLYLFFTDKIEGTGEADYIVKIGSDEALLRRSGTLPLRQPLFLGKPASGSCELPLGAVPTEARAKKIEAVWDSDNGTGAANLVYELKLQGQYAGTFDLNFRYSDLKHGKN from the coding sequence GTGAAAACACGTGAAATTTGTCTTGTTTTTACGAGTCGAACTGTAGATGACGGTCTGCCGGAAGCGGGCAGCCAGACACGGTCTGTGCTTCAGGGCCGGCTGGCCGAGGGTGCCGGCGGGCTTTATCTATTTTTTACAGATAAGATCGAGGGGACAGGGGAAGCCGATTATATTGTGAAAATCGGGAGCGATGAGGCTCTGCTCCGACGCTCCGGTACGTTGCCATTGAGACAGCCGCTGTTTCTTGGAAAGCCTGCTTCCGGGAGCTGCGAATTGCCGCTTGGTGCTGTTCCGACCGAAGCAAGGGCAAAAAAAATCGAGGCCGTCTGGGACAGCGACAATGGGACAGGGGCGGCAAATCTTGTTTACGAGTTAAAACTTCAGGGCCAGTATGCCGGAACATTCGATCTGAATTTCCGTTATTCGGACCTGAAGCATGGGAAAAACTGA
- the rpoE gene encoding DNA-directed RNA polymerase subunit delta, with translation MLPLTEHVMEKSKVNQLYDILLNSKEQTDFYALADQVFKEGEIEADNGETLARLYTTLSLDGRFLNVGHNLWALRNWYPLDQREDDIAKTLGDAQHDKNKIAEDGFDDYDDSDEDIDDDETENDDNITDGSDEDDYDDEDDDDVQRIRRSAGMDDDEE, from the coding sequence GTGTTACCATTGACAGAACACGTAATGGAAAAGTCGAAAGTGAATCAATTGTATGATATATTGCTGAACAGCAAAGAACAGACAGATTTTTACGCGCTGGCAGATCAGGTCTTTAAGGAAGGAGAAATCGAAGCTGATAATGGGGAAACCCTTGCACGCCTGTACACGACACTGTCTCTTGACGGCCGCTTTCTGAATGTCGGGCATAACCTCTGGGCACTGCGTAATTGGTACCCGCTGGATCAGCGCGAGGATGACATTGCCAAAACGCTTGGCGATGCCCAGCATGACAAGAACAAGATTGCTGAAGATGGCTTTGATGATTATGATGATTCGGACGAAGACATTGATGACGACGAAACTGAAAACGACGATAATATCACTGACGGCTCTGATGAAGACGACTATGATGATGAAGACGATGACGATGTACAGCGGATCAGAAGAAGCGCCGGGATGGATGACGACGAGGAATAA
- a CDS encoding CTP synthase, with the protein MTKYIFVTGGVVSSLGKGITAASLGRLLKNRGLRVTIQKFDPYINVDPGTMSPYQHGEVFVTDDGAETDLDLGHYERFIDINLNKNSNVTTGKIYSSVLKKERRGDYLGRTVQVIPHITNEIKDRVFRAGKTTGADVVITEIGGTVGDIESLPFLEAIRQIKSAVGLDNVLYIHCTLIPYIKAAGEMKTKPTQHSVKELRSLGIQPNVIVVRTEHPITQEMKDKIALFCDIDKNAVIEARDAETLYQVPLQLQAQHLDDIVCEKLDLPAGEADMSQWHDLVDKVLHPKRQVKIGLVGKYVELKDAYISVVEALKHGGYNFGAEVHVQYINSEDLLPDNVEGYLKGVQGVIVPGGFGDRGIEGKILAIQYAREHKLPFFGICLGMQLASVEFARNVLGMSGADSTEFNKEADDPIIDLLPEQQDVEDLGGTQRLGLYPCKILKDTKAFEAYGKEIIYQRHRHRYEFNNQYRKAMSESGMTFSGLSPDNRLVEMIELEGHPWFVACQFHPEFKSRPTRPEPLFRDFIHASLETE; encoded by the coding sequence ATGACGAAGTATATCTTTGTAACAGGCGGTGTGGTATCGTCACTCGGGAAGGGAATTACTGCAGCTTCCCTCGGACGGCTGCTGAAAAACAGAGGACTTAGGGTAACGATCCAGAAGTTTGATCCATACATCAACGTGGATCCGGGGACGATGAGTCCTTATCAGCACGGAGAAGTTTTCGTGACTGATGATGGGGCGGAAACCGATCTCGATCTCGGCCACTATGAGCGGTTTATTGATATTAACCTGAACAAGAACAGCAATGTAACAACAGGAAAAATCTATTCATCCGTACTGAAAAAAGAGCGTCGCGGCGACTATCTGGGCAGAACGGTGCAGGTTATCCCCCATATTACCAATGAGATCAAGGATCGTGTGTTCCGGGCGGGAAAAACGACGGGTGCCGATGTTGTGATTACGGAGATTGGCGGAACGGTCGGAGATATTGAAAGCCTGCCGTTTCTTGAGGCAATTCGTCAAATCAAGAGCGCCGTCGGCTTGGATAACGTGCTCTATATCCATTGTACACTGATCCCGTACATCAAGGCTGCCGGGGAAATGAAGACGAAACCAACACAGCACAGTGTCAAGGAACTGCGCAGTCTGGGCATCCAGCCGAATGTGATCGTTGTACGCACAGAACACCCGATTACGCAGGAAATGAAGGATAAGATTGCTCTGTTCTGCGATATCGACAAAAATGCGGTGATTGAAGCACGCGATGCGGAAACCCTCTATCAGGTGCCGCTGCAGCTGCAGGCCCAGCATCTGGACGATATTGTCTGTGAGAAGCTTGATCTCCCGGCCGGGGAAGCGGACATGAGCCAGTGGCATGATTTGGTGGACAAGGTCCTGCACCCGAAACGCCAGGTGAAAATCGGTCTGGTCGGCAAATATGTGGAACTGAAAGATGCCTATATCTCAGTTGTCGAAGCTCTCAAGCACGGCGGCTACAATTTTGGCGCGGAAGTCCATGTTCAGTATATTAACTCCGAAGATTTGCTGCCGGACAATGTGGAGGGTTATCTGAAAGGTGTCCAGGGTGTCATCGTTCCCGGCGGTTTTGGCGATCGCGGGATTGAAGGCAAGATTCTGGCAATCCAATATGCACGGGAACATAAATTGCCGTTCTTCGGTATCTGCCTCGGCATGCAGCTGGCTTCAGTTGAATTTGCCCGTAACGTGCTTGGCATGTCGGGTGCGGATTCTACTGAATTCAACAAAGAAGCAGACGATCCGATTATCGATCTGCTACCTGAGCAGCAGGATGTTGAAGATTTGGGCGGTACACAGCGTCTCGGCCTCTATCCATGCAAAATTCTCAAGGATACGAAGGCTTTTGAAGCCTATGGCAAGGAGATTATTTACCAGAGGCACAGACACCGCTATGAATTCAATAATCAGTACCGCAAAGCTATGTCGGAAAGCGGCATGACTTTCTCGGGGCTGAGCCCGGACAACAGGCTGGTCGAGATGATTGAATTGGAAGGCCATCCATGGTTCGTTGCCTGCCAGTTCCATCCGGAATTCAAATCACGCCCAACACGGCCAGAACCATTATTCCGCGATTTTATTCATGCCTCACTGGAAACTGAATAA
- the argS gene encoding arginine--tRNA ligase — translation MTIVEQVKQQLKEEIKAAVIRAGLAEPEQVPDVVLEAPKEKTHGDFAANMAMQLARIAKKAPRKIAEELVAHFDKKKGHIREIEIAGPGFINFFLDNQYLTDLIPAILEAGGTYGSSESGAGKKVLVEFVSANPTGSLHLGHARGAAVGDTLCKLLNKAGYQASAEYYINDGGNQITNLAISLEARYRQELGEEAEIPEDGYHGKDIIELARQIVAQYGDKLVSKPKEERLRFFRNFGVEHLMRGIKRDLADFHVTFDRWYSELSLYETHKVTEVLDLLKGKGETFEKDSALWLKTSQYGDDKDRVLVKTDGSYTYFTPDISYHKDKFDRGFDQLIDVLGADHHGYVPRMKAAMQALGYNPDHLTVQIIQLVNLIKDGEKVKMSKRTGKAVTMRELMEDVGVDAARYFFAMRSSDSHLDFDLDLAISHSNENPVFYVQYAYARITSMLKKAEDFDPDKTAVPDLDLLSGEKEINLLKKLGNFPAVVADSAEKLAIQHIPSYLFDLASSLHSFYNAEKVLDESNVPLSKARVALMKAVRITLKNGMDLIGVDAPEKM, via the coding sequence ATGACGATTGTCGAACAAGTTAAGCAGCAGTTGAAGGAAGAAATTAAGGCAGCTGTAATCCGGGCGGGTCTGGCGGAACCGGAACAGGTCCCGGATGTCGTGCTTGAAGCACCTAAGGAAAAAACACACGGCGATTTCGCAGCGAATATGGCGATGCAGCTGGCGCGAATTGCGAAAAAAGCACCACGTAAAATTGCCGAAGAACTGGTCGCCCATTTTGATAAGAAAAAAGGACACATTCGCGAAATCGAAATTGCAGGACCGGGTTTCATCAACTTTTTTCTGGATAATCAGTATCTGACGGATCTAATCCCGGCAATTCTCGAAGCCGGCGGCACTTATGGTTCTTCGGAAAGTGGCGCGGGGAAAAAAGTCCTGGTTGAATTCGTTTCCGCTAATCCTACGGGCAGTCTGCATCTCGGCCATGCACGTGGCGCGGCAGTCGGTGACACGCTCTGCAAATTGCTGAATAAGGCAGGCTATCAGGCGAGTGCGGAATATTATATTAATGATGGTGGCAATCAAATCACTAATCTGGCGATTTCGCTGGAAGCCCGCTACCGTCAGGAGCTGGGAGAAGAAGCGGAAATTCCGGAAGACGGCTATCACGGTAAAGACATCATCGAGCTTGCCCGACAGATTGTAGCGCAGTATGGTGACAAGCTTGTCAGCAAGCCGAAAGAAGAGCGGCTGCGCTTCTTTCGCAACTTTGGAGTTGAGCACCTGATGCGCGGCATCAAGAGGGATCTTGCCGATTTCCATGTCACGTTTGATCGATGGTATTCGGAACTTTCTCTTTATGAAACCCACAAGGTCACGGAGGTGCTGGATCTTTTAAAAGGGAAAGGCGAAACCTTCGAAAAGGATAGCGCCCTTTGGCTGAAAACGTCGCAATACGGCGATGATAAGGATCGCGTACTTGTCAAAACGGACGGATCGTACACCTACTTCACACCGGATATTTCTTACCATAAAGATAAATTTGACCGTGGCTTCGACCAGCTGATCGATGTGCTCGGGGCTGATCACCACGGTTACGTGCCAAGAATGAAGGCGGCGATGCAGGCACTCGGCTATAATCCCGATCACCTGACTGTGCAGATTATCCAGCTGGTGAATCTGATTAAGGACGGGGAGAAAGTCAAAATGAGCAAACGGACCGGGAAGGCGGTCACGATGCGGGAACTGATGGAAGACGTTGGTGTCGATGCAGCCCGTTACTTCTTCGCAATGCGCAGTTCCGACAGCCATCTGGACTTTGACCTTGATCTGGCCATTTCCCATTCAAACGAGAATCCGGTTTTCTATGTTCAGTATGCGTACGCGCGTATTACGAGCATGTTGAAAAAAGCGGAAGATTTTGATCCGGATAAAACAGCTGTACCGGACTTGGACCTGCTTTCCGGTGAGAAAGAGATTAATCTACTGAAAAAGCTCGGCAATTTTCCGGCCGTTGTTGCCGACAGTGCAGAAAAGCTGGCGATTCAGCACATTCCATCTTATCTGTTCGACCTGGCGTCGAGCCTGCACAGCTTTTACAATGCGGAAAAAGTGCTTGACGAGAGCAATGTACCACTCAGCAAAGCCCGTGTTGCACTGATGAAAGCCGTCCGGATCACGCTGAAGAATGGCATGGATCTGATTGGTGTCGACGCACCGGAAAAAATGTAA
- the rho gene encoding transcription termination factor Rho, producing MPITLAELENMKLKDLYEHAKEYKVSYYSKLTKRELIFSILKKQAEQDGLSLMEGVLEIIPTEGFGFLRPINYSPSSEDIYISASQIRRFDLRNGDKVTGKVRPPKENERYFGLLRVEAVNGENPDTAKERVHFPALTPLYPDRHMVLETEKESLSTRIIDLISPVGFGQRGLIVAPPKAGKTTLLKEIANSISINYPEADLIVLLVDERPEEVTDIERSVKGDVVSSTFDEVPENHVKVSELVLERAMRLVEQKRDVIILMDSITRLARAYNLVIPPSGRTLSGGIDPAAFHKPKKFFGAARNIEEGGSLTILATALIDTGSRMDDVIYEEFKGTGNMELHLDRRLAERRIFPAIDIRRSGTRKEELLVNADHLDKLWTMRKTMDESAEFVESFYKRIRETKSNEEFFDLFDKEKNGLLHAQN from the coding sequence ATGCCAATAACATTAGCAGAATTAGAGAATATGAAACTCAAAGATCTCTATGAGCATGCTAAGGAATACAAGGTTTCTTATTACAGTAAGCTGACAAAGCGTGAGCTTATTTTTTCAATCCTGAAGAAGCAGGCGGAGCAGGATGGACTTTCCCTGATGGAAGGTGTTCTTGAAATCATTCCTACTGAAGGTTTCGGATTTCTGCGCCCGATCAACTACTCGCCAAGTTCCGAAGACATCTATATTTCCGCATCGCAGATTCGACGCTTTGATCTGCGCAACGGCGATAAAGTTACGGGGAAAGTGCGGCCGCCAAAAGAAAATGAACGTTATTTCGGGCTGCTTCGTGTTGAGGCAGTGAATGGCGAGAACCCGGATACAGCAAAAGAGCGTGTGCATTTCCCGGCGCTGACACCGCTTTACCCGGATCGCCATATGGTTCTTGAAACAGAAAAAGAAAGTCTCTCAACTCGTATTATCGATTTGATTTCACCGGTCGGTTTCGGACAGCGCGGGCTGATTGTCGCACCACCGAAAGCCGGAAAAACCACGCTGTTGAAGGAAATTGCGAATAGCATCAGCATCAACTATCCGGAAGCCGATTTAATCGTTCTGCTTGTCGATGAGCGGCCCGAAGAAGTGACGGATATTGAACGCTCAGTAAAAGGAGATGTCGTCAGTTCGACTTTTGACGAGGTACCTGAGAATCATGTGAAGGTTTCGGAACTGGTGCTCGAACGGGCAATGCGTTTGGTAGAACAGAAACGCGACGTGATTATTCTGATGGACAGCATTACCCGACTGGCCCGCGCCTATAATCTGGTCATTCCGCCAAGCGGGCGTACATTGTCAGGCGGTATCGATCCGGCGGCTTTTCACAAACCGAAGAAGTTTTTCGGAGCGGCGCGCAATATCGAGGAAGGTGGCAGTCTGACCATTTTGGCAACTGCACTGATCGACACTGGTTCGCGCATGGATGATGTTATTTATGAAGAGTTCAAAGGAACTGGCAATATGGAGCTGCATCTTGACCGCCGACTGGCCGAACGGCGCATCTTCCCGGCGATCGACATCCGCCGTTCCGGAACACGCAAAGAAGAGTTGCTCGTCAATGCCGATCACCTTGACAAATTATGGACCATGCGTAAAACAATGGATGAATCTGCAGAATTTGTGGAATCTTTTTATAAACGGATCAGGGAAACCAAATCCAATGAGGAGTTTTTTGACCTGTTTGACAAAGAGAAAAACGGTCTGCTTCATGCACAAAATTAA
- a CDS encoding response regulator encodes MVGSEGKDSVKVMVVDDQAGIRLLLHEILKGEGYTALLAANGSQALKMIQDQDVALVLLDMKIPGMKGTEILKKMKELKAGIKVMIMTAYSNEQIVQDAMKSGAIACFSKPFDISELVAAIKRAVE; translated from the coding sequence ATGGTTGGCAGTGAGGGGAAAGACTCTGTTAAAGTAATGGTTGTGGATGATCAAGCCGGTATTCGGCTGCTGCTTCATGAGATACTGAAAGGCGAAGGCTACACCGCGCTGCTGGCGGCAAATGGCAGTCAGGCATTGAAAATGATACAAGACCAGGACGTGGCACTTGTCTTGCTTGATATGAAAATCCCTGGAATGAAGGGAACGGAGATTTTGAAAAAGATGAAGGAACTTAAGGCTGGAATCAAAGTTATGATCATGACGGCGTACAGCAATGAACAGATCGTGCAGGACGCAATGAAAAGTGGAGCGATCGCCTGCTTTTCCAAACCGTTTGATATCAGCGAACTGGTGGCGGCGATAAAACGGGCAGTAGAATAG
- a CDS encoding UDP-N-acetylglucosamine 1-carboxyvinyltransferase, which yields MEKLLIEGGHRLDGAVQISGAKNSAVALIPATILADSPVTIDQLPDISDVRTLCKLLQEIGGKIIFRDNTIVIDPREMVDMPLPNGSVKKLRASYYMMGAMLGRFHKAVIGLPGGCNLGPRPIDQHIKGFEALGAKVTNERGAIYLRADRLHGARIYLDVVSVGATINILLAAVRAEGQTVIENAAKEPEIIDVVTLLTSMGAKIKGAGTDVIRIEGVRELHGCRHMIIPDRIEAGTFMIIGAAQGRELLIDNVIPQHVESLTAKLREMGADVQEGEDQMLVSRCTGVLKSADVKTLVYPGFPTDLQQPLTSLLTQAQGTSIITDTIYDARFKHIDELRRMGADVKVEGRSAILSGSSHLEGAKVRATDLRAGASLVIAGLIASGITEITGVEHIDRGYDHLMEKLGGIGAHVWREQVEDAEIRENLREQE from the coding sequence ATGGAAAAATTACTTATTGAGGGTGGTCACCGCTTGGACGGCGCTGTCCAGATAAGCGGAGCGAAGAACAGTGCGGTAGCGCTCATTCCGGCAACGATCCTTGCTGATTCGCCGGTTACAATTGATCAGCTTCCCGATATCTCTGATGTCCGTACGCTTTGCAAGCTGTTGCAGGAAATTGGCGGAAAAATTATTTTTCGTGACAATACTATTGTGATTGACCCGAGGGAAATGGTGGACATGCCGCTTCCAAACGGATCGGTCAAAAAATTGCGCGCATCTTATTATATGATGGGTGCGATGCTTGGTCGCTTTCATAAGGCGGTGATTGGCCTGCCGGGCGGATGCAATCTTGGCCCGCGTCCGATCGATCAGCATATTAAGGGTTTTGAAGCGTTGGGTGCTAAGGTTACTAACGAACGCGGCGCAATTTACTTACGTGCGGATCGGCTTCACGGCGCCCGTATTTATCTGGATGTTGTCAGTGTAGGCGCAACGATTAACATTCTGCTCGCTGCAGTCAGGGCCGAGGGCCAGACAGTCATCGAAAATGCCGCCAAAGAGCCGGAGATCATTGATGTGGTCACTTTGCTGACGAGTATGGGTGCGAAGATCAAGGGTGCCGGTACCGACGTGATACGGATTGAAGGTGTCCGTGAGCTGCACGGCTGCCGCCATATGATTATTCCTGACCGGATTGAGGCGGGCACGTTTATGATCATCGGTGCCGCTCAAGGCCGCGAACTGCTGATAGACAATGTTATCCCGCAGCATGTGGAATCCCTGACAGCGAAACTTCGTGAAATGGGCGCCGACGTTCAGGAAGGCGAAGATCAAATGCTCGTCTCCCGCTGCACAGGTGTGCTGAAAAGTGCTGATGTCAAGACACTGGTTTATCCTGGATTTCCGACTGATCTTCAGCAGCCGCTGACCAGTCTGCTGACTCAGGCACAGGGCACTAGCATTATTACTGACACTATTTATGATGCACGATTCAAGCACATTGATGAATTGCGGCGGATGGGTGCCGATGTCAAAGTTGAAGGACGTTCAGCAATTTTGAGCGGGTCATCGCATCTGGAAGGAGCAAAAGTCCGTGCGACGGATCTACGCGCCGGGGCTTCACTGGTTATCGCCGGATTGATTGCAAGCGGCATTACAGAAATCACCGGTGTTGAACACATCGACCGCGGCTATGATCATCTGATGGAGAAACTGGGCGGCATCGGTGCGCATGTCTGGCGCGAGCAGGTGGAAGACGCCGAAATCCGTGAGAATTTAAGAGAACAGGAATGA
- a CDS encoding phospholipase D-like domain-containing protein: MQLLLTIILISVFVAVLLIASVLLDIFTGIKMKHPGLPEYKPADGLNRLRYFTDGRELFNDMSKTIKDAKSHVHLSFFIFEADQVGNKWLELLKKKAAEGVDVRLLLDSLGAGNMRKKRAELLQAGVQVAFSGKVGFPFTFYYMNRRNHRKIAVIDGKTGYFGGFNVSRDYIGNKPEIGPWHDNHLKVEGESVAELQYLFLKDWKLATGEEILNRPEFFPPLEKGASRLTLIGSSGKQIEALFAEKLQAAQSSIVIGSPYFIPSRKLMNVLLDRLENGVQLTILLPMKKDHPLVKPASFIYLQPLVEKGARLFHFYQGFYHSKVFVVDRILCYLGTANFDRRSFFWNDELCSFFVDKDLIRQVLEQLNKEIREDSVLVDEKKIAGRSPLEKLKTFCSGWFSPFL; encoded by the coding sequence ATGCAGCTGCTGCTTACCATTATTCTCATCTCTGTATTTGTTGCCGTTCTGCTGATCGCCAGTGTCCTGCTCGACATTTTCACCGGCATCAAAATGAAACACCCCGGGCTCCCCGAATACAAGCCAGCAGACGGGCTGAACCGGCTCCGCTATTTTACTGACGGACGTGAGCTTTTCAACGATATGAGTAAGACAATCAAGGACGCAAAAAGCCACGTCCATCTGTCTTTTTTTATTTTCGAAGCCGATCAGGTTGGCAATAAATGGCTTGAATTGCTGAAAAAAAAAGCTGCTGAAGGTGTCGACGTGCGTCTGCTGCTTGATTCATTGGGTGCAGGCAATATGAGGAAGAAGCGAGCAGAGCTTTTGCAGGCAGGTGTGCAGGTTGCTTTTTCGGGCAAGGTGGGCTTCCCTTTCACTTTTTATTATATGAACCGGCGCAATCACCGAAAAATCGCCGTCATCGACGGAAAAACCGGCTATTTCGGTGGTTTCAACGTCAGCCGCGACTATATCGGCAATAAACCTGAAATAGGACCGTGGCATGATAACCATCTCAAAGTTGAGGGGGAAAGCGTTGCCGAACTGCAGTATCTTTTTTTGAAAGACTGGAAGCTGGCCACCGGGGAGGAAATTCTGAACCGCCCGGAATTTTTCCCTCCTCTTGAAAAAGGGGCCTCCCGCCTGACTTTGATCGGATCCAGTGGCAAACAAATTGAAGCTCTCTTTGCCGAAAAACTTCAAGCCGCGCAATCATCCATCGTCATCGGATCGCCCTATTTCATCCCAAGCCGGAAGCTGATGAATGTCCTGCTCGACAGGCTTGAGAATGGCGTCCAGCTGACAATCCTGCTACCTATGAAAAAAGACCATCCCCTGGTCAAACCGGCTTCCTTCATTTATCTCCAGCCGCTTGTAGAAAAAGGGGCACGGCTGTTTCATTTTTACCAGGGCTTCTACCATTCCAAAGTTTTTGTTGTCGATCGGATTCTCTGCTACCTTGGCACCGCTAATTTTGATCGGCGCAGCTTTTTCTGGAATGATGAACTGTGCAGTTTTTTCGTCGACAAAGATTTGATCCGCCAAGTGCTCGAACAGTTGAATAAAGAAATTCGGGAAGACTCAGTACTCGTGGATGAGAAAAAAATTGCCGGACGCTCTCCCCTTGAAAAACTGAAAACTTTTTGTTCCGGCTGGTTCAGTCCTTTTTTGTAA